In Halococcus saccharolyticus DSM 5350, the following are encoded in one genomic region:
- a CDS encoding NAD(P)/FAD-dependent oxidoreductase produces the protein MSTDREIDDVDVAIIGGGPAGCSAGVFTARYGLDTVIFDRGRSSIRRCAYLENYPGFPAGIDIETFSALLHDHATEAGCEIVPDLVESIDHSDDGDGFVIEPQEGRRVTAARAIAATRYDGEYLRSLGDDAMFATREHDGEEYERFDRSYADVDGRTPIDGCYVASPSNGADRQAIIAAGRGARAGHALIADVRRDRGYPDPVAEQYDWVRKEAELTDEWRDRERWGEWFDDRLPDDHDGSEDRLDELREHEIDRRLDQYLSEEEIVTRTRRGQSRLLEHVDDDRVLERAREIEAERRAVETED, from the coding sequence ATGAGTACGGATCGAGAAATCGACGACGTCGATGTGGCTATCATCGGCGGTGGTCCAGCGGGCTGTTCGGCGGGCGTGTTCACCGCCCGGTACGGCCTCGACACCGTGATCTTCGATCGCGGTCGCTCCTCGATCCGCCGGTGTGCGTATCTGGAGAACTACCCCGGTTTCCCCGCCGGTATCGACATCGAGACGTTCTCCGCGCTGCTCCACGACCACGCCACGGAAGCGGGTTGCGAGATCGTTCCGGATCTCGTCGAATCGATCGATCACTCCGACGACGGCGACGGGTTCGTGATCGAACCCCAGGAAGGTCGCCGGGTTACTGCTGCGCGGGCCATCGCAGCAACGCGCTACGACGGCGAGTATCTCCGGTCGCTCGGCGACGATGCGATGTTCGCGACCCGCGAACACGACGGCGAGGAGTACGAGCGGTTCGATCGGTCGTACGCCGACGTCGATGGCCGGACGCCGATCGATGGCTGCTACGTCGCGTCGCCATCGAACGGGGCGGACCGCCAGGCGATCATCGCGGCCGGACGCGGCGCGCGCGCCGGACACGCTCTCATCGCGGACGTCCGTCGCGATCGCGGCTATCCCGATCCCGTCGCCGAGCAGTACGACTGGGTGCGCAAGGAGGCCGAACTGACGGACGAATGGCGTGACCGCGAGCGCTGGGGCGAGTGGTTCGACGACCGCCTGCCCGACGATCACGACGGTTCAGAGGACCGATTGGACGAGCTGCGCGAGCACGAGATCGATCGTCGTCTCGATCAGTATCTCAGCGAGGAGGAAATCGTTACCCGGACTCGGCGTGGACAGTCTCGATTGCTCGAACACGTCGACGAC
- a CDS encoding ABC transporter substrate-binding protein, with product MPDDSTGYRGPTRREYVKYGSAVVGGALLAGCAGRSSPGDGANGSNDSGDGNTTAGGSESSYSVTMAPMGEVSFEEVPETWVANNGSWADMGIALGQEPPKGLWRPNRYHTHIYDEIPGVSVDKTTIDELWGQSLSKELFYELDADVHVFDPVFVLSRSKWKQADLDEVDENIGPVFGNSIYSQAFQWHDHQYYSLYEAFEKLAQVFGQEQRYREFERLHDEFIGRIRERLPSESDRPSVAILLVTSDQPEEFYPYPINQGTSYKQWRDLGARSALTEAGIEDFYRSGSTIDYEAVAEADPDVLLMWDGRGRFERMSREEFQSTLVSFMQDHDVASQLTAVNNDDVYRGAGIYQGPIINLAWTERGAWQLYPDEFDRDEQLFDRQRVADIINGDS from the coding sequence ATGCCGGACGACTCCACTGGGTATCGGGGCCCGACGAGGCGGGAGTACGTGAAGTACGGTAGTGCGGTCGTCGGTGGGGCGCTGCTCGCCGGCTGTGCTGGGCGAAGCAGTCCTGGCGATGGGGCGAACGGTTCGAACGACTCCGGCGACGGAAACACGACGGCGGGTGGGAGCGAGAGCTCGTACTCGGTGACGATGGCCCCCATGGGCGAGGTGAGCTTCGAGGAAGTGCCGGAGACGTGGGTCGCGAACAACGGGAGCTGGGCGGACATGGGGATCGCGCTCGGCCAGGAGCCGCCGAAGGGTCTCTGGCGACCCAATCGGTATCACACGCACATCTACGACGAGATCCCCGGTGTGAGCGTCGACAAGACCACTATCGACGAACTGTGGGGGCAATCGCTGAGCAAGGAGTTGTTCTACGAGCTCGACGCCGATGTTCACGTGTTCGACCCGGTGTTCGTACTGAGCCGCTCGAAGTGGAAGCAGGCCGATCTCGACGAAGTCGACGAGAACATCGGGCCGGTCTTCGGAAACAGCATCTATTCACAGGCGTTCCAGTGGCACGATCATCAGTACTACAGCCTCTACGAGGCCTTCGAGAAGCTCGCGCAGGTGTTCGGACAGGAACAGCGATATCGGGAGTTCGAACGGCTGCACGACGAGTTCATCGGCCGGATACGAGAACGACTGCCGTCGGAGTCCGATCGACCGTCGGTCGCGATCCTCCTCGTCACGTCCGACCAGCCGGAGGAGTTCTACCCGTATCCCATCAATCAGGGCACGTCGTACAAGCAGTGGCGAGACCTCGGCGCGAGGAGTGCGCTTACCGAGGCCGGGATCGAGGACTTCTATCGGTCCGGCAGCACGATCGATTACGAAGCCGTCGCGGAGGCCGATCCGGACGTACTCCTCATGTGGGACGGCCGTGGTCGATTCGAGCGAATGTCCCGCGAGGAGTTCCAGAGCACCCTCGTGTCGTTCATGCAGGACCACGACGTGGCGAGCCAGTTGACTGCGGTGAACAACGACGACGTGTACCGTGGAGCCGGGATATACCAAGGACCGATCATCAACCTCGCGTGGACCGAACGCGGCGCATGGCAGCTGTACCCCGACGAGTTCGACCGGGACGAACAGTTGTTCGACCGCCAGCGCGTCGCGGACATCATCAACGGAGATAGCTGA
- a CDS encoding aldo/keto reductase codes for MEYTSLGSTGTKVSKLCLGTWRFGKQTGDVLETDREEAHELLDAAAERGINFIDTANGYGDGDSERWIGEWLDDRDREEYVIASKVYWSQESRFTENLGRKNIRTEIEGTLDRLGTDYLDVYYIHRFDDDTPVEETLRTLNDLVREGKVNHLGASTMAAWKLTKALWKSDVEGLERFEVTQPLYHAAYYEDVSDYLEVCADQDLAVCPYSPLAGGFLTGKYERSGEGVHDVEAPDGSRGSFDEFFDDYYVSERGWDVLDAVRGVADEIDATPAQVALRWLIEREQFTCVPIVGARTVDQLDENLGAVDISLSSDHHDRIDAARAGEQ; via the coding sequence ATGGAATACACTTCCCTCGGTTCCACCGGCACGAAGGTATCGAAGCTCTGTCTCGGCACGTGGCGCTTCGGCAAGCAGACCGGCGACGTGCTCGAAACCGATCGTGAGGAAGCCCACGAACTGCTCGACGCCGCGGCCGAGCGCGGGATCAACTTCATCGACACCGCGAACGGCTACGGCGACGGCGACTCCGAGCGCTGGATCGGCGAGTGGCTCGACGACCGCGATCGCGAGGAGTACGTCATCGCCTCGAAGGTGTACTGGAGTCAGGAGAGTCGCTTCACCGAGAACCTCGGCCGGAAGAACATCCGCACTGAGATCGAAGGTACTCTCGACCGACTCGGTACGGATTACCTCGACGTCTACTACATCCACCGCTTCGACGACGACACGCCGGTCGAGGAGACTCTCCGCACGCTGAACGATCTCGTCCGCGAGGGGAAAGTCAACCATCTCGGCGCATCCACGATGGCCGCCTGGAAGCTCACGAAGGCGCTCTGGAAATCCGACGTCGAGGGACTCGAACGCTTCGAGGTGACCCAGCCCCTCTACCACGCCGCCTACTACGAGGACGTGAGTGACTACCTCGAAGTCTGTGCCGATCAGGACCTCGCGGTCTGTCCGTACTCGCCACTCGCCGGCGGCTTCCTCACCGGCAAGTACGAACGAAGCGGCGAGGGCGTCCACGACGTCGAGGCTCCCGACGGCTCCCGCGGGAGCTTCGACGAGTTCTTCGACGACTACTACGTCTCCGAGCGCGGCTGGGACGTGCTCGACGCCGTGCGAGGGGTCGCCGACGAGATCGACGCGACGCCCGCCCAGGTCGCGCTCCGATGGCTCATCGAGCGCGAGCAGTTCACCTGCGTCCCGATCGTGGGCGCGCGCACGGTCGACCAACTCGACGAGAACCTCGGCGCGGTCGACATCTCGCTATCGAGCGACCACCACGACCGGATCGACGCGGCGCGTGCCGGCGAGCAGTAA
- a CDS encoding LUD domain-containing protein → MSAETRREKAAQIRHLLDTEGENVHADATHFNEARYDAVEEFTAHEELRTEAREIKAEAIERLPELIDQVTAAVEANGGQVYLADDAADANQYIESVAGDADSLVKSKSMTTEEIDVNDALEAAGVDVHETDLGEWVLQVADESPSHIVGPAMHKSREGIAELFNRQFDPDEPLEAAEELTAFARDWLGERIQDADVGMTGANFVLAESGSITLVTNEGNARKCAVAPDTHVAVAGVEKLIPSIRELQPFVELIARSATGQSIAQYVTTLSPPVETPTLDFGDPDTPLSKTGVGDGNGGSAGNDDREFHLVLLDNGRSAMRDDDQLRETLYCIRCGACANSCANFQHVGGHAFGGETYTGGIATGWEAGVHGQDSAAEFNDLCTGCSRCVNACPVKIDIPWINTVVRDRINHEDGAAPELDFLVEGLTPDEEPGGLTPRKRFFGNYATLAKLGSATAPVSNWLAGSGPSRAVLERFLGIDRRRALPKFERETLVEWFDTRGGSRIPAANADREAVLYPDVYTNHVHTDRGKAAVRVLEALDVAVRVPDVASSGRAPFSQGMIATAERHAHDAYADLAEHIDAGRDVVVIEPSDLAMFANEYEKFLPEMSAERLAESSYEMIEYVYGLLENGAEREALRPDDGEQVAYHSHCQQRTLGLEAHTVAVLEECGYDVLTSETECCGMAGSFGYKQEYYELSMDVGSDLEAQFTTEDARDRTVVASGTSCSEQLDSLLERPSRHPVQLLDPAREK, encoded by the coding sequence GTGAGCGCCGAGACGCGCCGGGAGAAGGCGGCACAGATCCGCCACCTGCTCGACACCGAGGGCGAGAACGTCCACGCCGACGCCACGCACTTCAACGAGGCGCGCTACGACGCGGTCGAGGAGTTCACGGCGCACGAGGAGCTCCGGACCGAAGCCCGTGAGATCAAGGCCGAGGCGATCGAGCGGCTGCCCGAGCTGATCGATCAGGTCACCGCGGCGGTCGAGGCGAACGGCGGGCAAGTCTATCTCGCCGACGACGCCGCGGACGCGAACCAGTATATCGAATCGGTGGCCGGCGACGCCGACTCGCTCGTGAAATCGAAATCGATGACCACCGAGGAGATCGACGTCAACGACGCCCTCGAAGCGGCCGGCGTCGACGTTCACGAGACCGACCTCGGCGAGTGGGTGCTTCAGGTGGCCGACGAGTCGCCCTCACACATCGTCGGACCAGCGATGCACAAGTCCCGCGAGGGGATCGCCGAGCTGTTCAACCGGCAGTTCGATCCCGACGAACCGCTCGAAGCTGCCGAGGAACTCACCGCGTTCGCGCGGGACTGGCTCGGCGAACGGATTCAAGACGCCGATGTCGGGATGACCGGCGCGAACTTCGTGCTCGCGGAATCGGGCTCGATCACGCTCGTGACCAACGAGGGCAACGCGAGGAAGTGTGCGGTCGCGCCCGACACCCACGTCGCCGTTGCGGGCGTCGAGAAGCTCATCCCCTCGATCCGCGAGCTCCAGCCGTTCGTGGAGTTGATCGCGCGTTCGGCCACTGGTCAGTCGATCGCCCAGTACGTCACGACCCTCTCGCCGCCGGTCGAAACGCCGACGCTCGACTTCGGGGATCCCGACACGCCGCTGAGTAAGACCGGTGTCGGGGATGGTAACGGTGGCAGCGCCGGCAACGACGACCGCGAGTTCCACCTCGTGCTGCTCGACAACGGCCGGTCGGCGATGCGCGATGACGACCAGCTCCGCGAGACGCTGTACTGCATCCGGTGTGGCGCGTGCGCGAACTCGTGTGCCAACTTCCAGCACGTCGGTGGCCACGCCTTCGGCGGCGAGACCTACACCGGCGGGATCGCCACCGGCTGGGAGGCCGGCGTCCACGGACAGGACAGCGCCGCCGAGTTCAACGACCTCTGTACCGGCTGCTCGCGCTGCGTGAACGCCTGTCCCGTGAAGATCGACATCCCGTGGATCAACACCGTGGTGCGCGACCGGATCAACCACGAGGACGGTGCTGCGCCCGAACTCGACTTCCTCGTCGAGGGGCTGACGCCCGACGAGGAGCCTGGCGGACTCACTCCTCGAAAGCGCTTTTTCGGCAACTACGCGACGCTCGCGAAACTCGGCAGCGCCACCGCACCGGTGTCGAACTGGCTCGCGGGATCGGGGCCGAGCCGCGCGGTGCTGGAGCGGTTTCTCGGGATCGACCGCCGGCGTGCACTCCCGAAATTCGAACGTGAGACGCTCGTCGAGTGGTTCGACACACGGGGTGGGTCGCGAATCCCAGCAGCCAACGCCGACCGCGAGGCGGTGCTCTATCCCGACGTCTACACCAACCACGTTCACACCGATCGTGGGAAGGCCGCTGTCAGGGTTCTAGAGGCGCTCGACGTGGCGGTACGCGTACCCGACGTCGCGTCGAGCGGGCGCGCACCATTCTCTCAGGGAATGATCGCCACCGCCGAGCGTCACGCCCACGACGCCTACGCCGACCTCGCCGAACACATCGACGCGGGCCGCGACGTGGTGGTAATCGAACCCTCCGACCTCGCGATGTTCGCGAACGAGTACGAGAAGTTCCTGCCCGAGATGTCGGCCGAGCGGCTGGCCGAGAGCAGCTACGAGATGATCGAGTACGTCTACGGTCTGCTCGAAAACGGGGCCGAGCGTGAGGCGCTGCGGCCTGACGACGGCGAGCAAGTGGCGTACCACAGCCACTGTCAGCAACGGACGCTGGGACTCGAAGCCCACACCGTGGCCGTGCTGGAGGAGTGTGGCTACGACGTGCTCACCTCCGAGACCGAGTGTTGTGGGATGGCCGGTTCGTTCGGCTACAAGCAGGAGTACTACGAACTGAGCATGGACGTCGGGAGCGACCTCGAAGCTCAGTTCACGACCGAGGACGCCCGCGACCGGACTGTGGTGGCGAGCGGGACGTCGTGTTCCGAACAGCTCGATTCGCTGCTGGAGCGGCCGAGTCGGCACCCGGTGCAGCTCCTCGACCCAGCGCGAGAGAAGTAG
- a CDS encoding LUD domain-containing protein — protein MATETVATFESSLDDLGVEMTRTDPAGFDDALAAIIDEPAIGVPLRIDGVSLDGVPVTVDPTPAQLESARTGVTPVGTAVATYGTLAIESSAAGDEPVSLFPERHVAVVREEDVVWGLDEAFTRLDEGFEAGRDSVVFATGASATADMGAMVEGVHGPAAVHVVVIEA, from the coding sequence ATGGCAACCGAGACGGTCGCGACGTTCGAGTCCTCACTCGACGATTTGGGTGTCGAGATGACGCGCACCGATCCGGCGGGGTTCGACGACGCGCTCGCGGCGATCATCGACGAGCCGGCGATCGGCGTTCCGCTCCGGATCGACGGTGTTTCACTTGACGGCGTGCCGGTCACCGTTGATCCGACGCCCGCTCAGCTCGAATCCGCGCGGACGGGCGTGACGCCGGTCGGGACGGCGGTCGCGACCTACGGCACGCTCGCGATCGAGTCCTCGGCGGCGGGTGACGAGCCGGTGAGTCTCTTTCCCGAGCGCCACGTCGCCGTCGTCCGTGAGGAAGACGTCGTGTGGGGGCTCGACGAGGCGTTCACGCGGCTCGACGAGGGGTTCGAGGCGGGCCGGGACAGCGTGGTGTTCGCGACGGGTGCGAGCGCGACCGCCGACATGGGTGCGATGGTCGAGGGTGTCCACGGCCCAGCCGCGGTCCACGTGGTGGTGATCGAGGCGTGA
- a CDS encoding NADP-dependent oxidoreductase → MTDTNRQFVLGKRPDGKPDRDTFELEERDVPEPRHGEVLVRTLYLSVDPYMRGRMRDRESYADPWEVGDRMAGHVVGEVIESAHDDWAAGEFVFGEGFWSEYAALDGDDLTPVDPSLENLSLPAYLGVLGMPGRTAYFGTLDVLEPDPGDTVVVSGAAGAVGSTVGQIASLAGARVVGFAGSDEKVRYLEDDLGFDAGINYKTTDDYRRALADAAPNGVDAYFDNVGGPISDAVFTQLNVDARVAICGQIALYNEEGVPTGPRKLPQLIAPRAHVEGFLVFDYATRFEHANDRLRDWVANDDIEHRESIVEGFANAPDAFLGLFEGDNIGKQVVKVAEPSES, encoded by the coding sequence GTGACAGACACCAACCGCCAGTTCGTTCTGGGCAAGCGTCCCGACGGGAAACCCGATCGCGACACGTTCGAGCTCGAAGAACGCGACGTTCCCGAACCACGCCACGGCGAGGTGCTCGTACGAACGCTCTATCTCTCGGTCGACCCATACATGCGCGGACGGATGCGCGACCGCGAGTCCTACGCCGATCCGTGGGAGGTCGGCGATCGGATGGCGGGCCACGTCGTCGGTGAGGTCATCGAGTCCGCACACGACGACTGGGCCGCTGGAGAGTTCGTCTTCGGCGAGGGGTTCTGGAGCGAGTACGCCGCCCTTGACGGCGACGACCTCACGCCCGTCGACCCCTCCCTCGAAAACCTCTCGCTGCCCGCCTATCTCGGCGTGCTCGGGATGCCAGGCCGGACGGCGTACTTCGGCACGCTCGACGTGCTCGAACCCGATCCGGGCGACACGGTGGTGGTCTCCGGGGCGGCGGGCGCGGTCGGCTCGACCGTCGGCCAGATCGCGAGTCTCGCTGGCGCGCGCGTCGTCGGGTTCGCGGGCAGCGACGAGAAAGTTCGTTATCTCGAAGACGACCTCGGGTTCGACGCCGGGATCAACTACAAGACGACTGACGACTACCGCAGAGCGCTCGCCGACGCCGCACCGAACGGCGTCGACGCGTACTTCGACAACGTCGGTGGGCCGATCTCGGACGCGGTGTTCACCCAGTTGAACGTCGACGCGCGAGTGGCGATCTGCGGGCAGATCGCGCTATACAACGAGGAGGGCGTCCCGACCGGCCCGCGCAAGCTCCCGCAACTCATCGCGCCACGTGCCCACGTCGAGGGGTTTCTCGTCTTCGACTACGCGACGCGGTTCGAGCACGCGAACGACCGACTCCGCGACTGGGTGGCGAACGACGACATCGAACACCGAGAATCGATCGTCGAAGGGTTCGCAAACGCTCCCGACGCCTTCCTCGGGCTGTTCGAGGGTGACAACATCGGCAAGCAGGTCGTGAAGGTCGCCGAACCGAGCGAATCGTGA
- a CDS encoding cupin domain-containing protein, translated as MKTVETDETDGFFEVVADTDRSQAATMVLSPGQSTGGPENRHPDADQWCYVADGTGIAVVGGEEHRLEPGTLVCIEAGEAHEIRNDAGAGGSDDYDDERGLRTINVYAPPVY; from the coding sequence GTGAAAACCGTCGAGACCGACGAGACCGACGGCTTCTTCGAAGTCGTCGCCGATACTGATCGATCCCAGGCCGCAACGATGGTGCTCTCGCCGGGTCAGTCCACGGGCGGTCCCGAGAACCGCCACCCCGACGCCGACCAGTGGTGCTACGTCGCCGATGGAACCGGGATCGCCGTCGTCGGCGGCGAGGAGCACCGCCTCGAACCGGGGACGCTCGTCTGCATCGAGGCCGGCGAAGCCCACGAGATACGCAACGACGCTGGCGCTGGTGGCAGCGACGATTACGACGATGAGAGGGGCCTTCGGACGATCAACGTCTACGCACCACCGGTGTACTGA
- a CDS encoding YjiH family protein, whose product MSTESQDKTWAIDGVPSARDIDEIDLNEFETGPIAKFVVAFAVGAVFFLVPVPWQGEITVPFDIVVSTITTSFPDAVGVYALAIIVAGGVLTTAAELDARETVSLDADLSYFESSVAFWALRVLGAVLAPVMFFKLGPEWLHTPATGGFMWGTLIYSVGVIIPIGAIFITIFVELGGLEFVGTLARPVMNPLFKLPGRAALDSLASWVGSYSVGLYVTRNVFDRGGYNKREVFIIATCFSTVSIGFVGVVAATVDMLALFPVIFLAYFVCVVICAAILVRVPPISTVPEEYVAEPDPEIPFVGSPREYLRFALSEAVGKAKEGETFAGAAWRGFVDGLKLTSLILGTILAVGLAAVLLSAYTPTFDILGAPLVPVIELLGLPSAETVAPATIVGITEMYVPVLLVEEAAPMARFFIAVLAVSQLIFFSSVGPMTMDMFSDVPVRFRDLVILFVMRTVILVPLIAGMTHLVAALGLL is encoded by the coding sequence ATGAGTACCGAATCACAGGACAAAACGTGGGCCATCGACGGCGTGCCGTCGGCCCGCGACATCGACGAGATCGACCTCAACGAGTTCGAGACCGGGCCGATAGCGAAGTTCGTCGTCGCGTTCGCCGTCGGCGCGGTCTTCTTCCTCGTCCCGGTGCCGTGGCAGGGCGAGATCACCGTCCCGTTCGACATCGTCGTCAGCACGATCACCACCTCGTTCCCGGACGCCGTCGGGGTGTACGCACTGGCAATCATCGTTGCTGGCGGCGTATTGACGACTGCCGCCGAACTCGACGCTCGGGAAACTGTCTCACTCGACGCCGATCTGTCGTACTTCGAGAGTTCGGTCGCGTTCTGGGCACTCCGGGTGCTCGGTGCGGTGCTCGCGCCGGTGATGTTCTTCAAACTCGGACCCGAATGGCTCCATACCCCGGCGACGGGCGGGTTCATGTGGGGGACGTTGATCTACAGCGTCGGCGTCATCATCCCGATCGGCGCGATTTTCATCACGATCTTCGTCGAACTCGGCGGGCTGGAGTTCGTCGGCACGCTCGCGAGGCCGGTGATGAACCCGCTGTTCAAACTTCCTGGAAGAGCGGCCCTCGACAGCCTCGCGTCGTGGGTCGGGTCGTACTCGGTGGGCCTCTACGTCACCCGGAACGTCTTCGATCGCGGTGGCTACAACAAGCGTGAGGTGTTCATCATTGCGACCTGCTTCTCGACGGTCAGCATCGGGTTCGTCGGCGTGGTCGCCGCCACGGTCGACATGCTCGCGCTGTTCCCGGTCATCTTCCTCGCGTACTTCGTGTGTGTCGTGATCTGTGCCGCGATCCTCGTCCGGGTGCCGCCGATCAGCACCGTTCCGGAGGAGTACGTCGCCGAACCCGATCCCGAAATCCCGTTCGTCGGCTCCCCACGGGAGTACCTCCGGTTCGCGCTGAGCGAGGCGGTCGGGAAGGCGAAGGAGGGCGAGACGTTCGCCGGGGCGGCGTGGCGTGGGTTCGTCGACGGGCTGAAACTCACGAGCCTGATCCTCGGGACGATCCTCGCGGTCGGTCTCGCGGCGGTGCTCCTCTCGGCGTACACCCCGACGTTCGATATCCTCGGTGCGCCGCTCGTGCCCGTGATCGAGCTGCTCGGGCTGCCGAGCGCCGAGACGGTCGCGCCGGCGACCATCGTGGGGATCACCGAGATGTACGTTCCGGTCCTACTGGTGGAGGAGGCCGCGCCGATGGCGCGGTTTTTCATCGCCGTGCTCGCGGTCTCCCAGCTCATCTTCTTCTCCAGCGTCGGCCCGATGACGATGGACATGTTCAGCGATGTTCCGGTGCGATTTCGCGATCTCGTGATACTGTTCGTCATGCGCACGGTCATCCTCGTGCCGCTGATCGCCGGGATGACCCACCTCGTCGCCGCACTCGGGCTGCTCTAA
- a CDS encoding helix-turn-helix domain-containing protein, with amino-acid sequence MYEATFRIEGDGAYAVATAGTDAAVELWCNDHCDLLYVTDDATDEILAHVRERVGVQDLLRRPDELVVVTAECLKRRKGDLIESYLARHDCLLLPPLRYTGGAKSCRVLALDPANLTACYRDLIDDGFSVSVEQKREIETVAHDAPLLTLDGVLPDLSARQRETFGVAYDRGYYEIPRETTTTEIADAVGVERRTAEEHLRRAENKLVAALIEYVRA; translated from the coding sequence ATGTACGAAGCCACCTTTCGGATCGAGGGCGACGGGGCCTACGCCGTCGCGACCGCCGGCACCGACGCCGCAGTCGAGCTGTGGTGTAACGACCACTGTGATCTCCTCTATGTCACGGACGACGCGACCGACGAGATCCTCGCACACGTCCGCGAGCGCGTCGGCGTCCAAGACCTCCTCCGGCGGCCGGACGAGCTGGTGGTCGTCACCGCCGAATGTCTCAAACGACGCAAGGGCGACCTGATCGAGTCGTACCTCGCCCGCCACGACTGCCTCCTCCTGCCGCCGCTGCGCTACACCGGCGGCGCGAAATCCTGTCGAGTGCTCGCGCTCGATCCGGCCAACCTCACGGCGTGCTACCGCGATCTCATCGATGACGGGTTTTCCGTCTCGGTCGAGCAAAAGCGCGAGATCGAGACGGTCGCTCACGACGCGCCGCTGCTCACGCTCGATGGCGTCCTCCCCGATCTCTCGGCGCGCCAGCGAGAGACGTTCGGGGTCGCCTACGATCGGGGGTACTACGAGATTCCCCGCGAGACCACGACCACCGAGATCGCCGACGCGGTCGGGGTCGAGCGGCGGACCGCCGAGGAACACCTCCGGCGGGCGGAGAACAAGCTGGTCGCAGCGCTGATCGAGTACGTTCGGGCTTAG